CAGGTATGCTTTAGACTTAAGAGACCTGCACCTCTCCTTTTCTGGGTAGACCTCTATGTTGGGAGTAGGAACTAAAGGAGAGAAGAGCAAAACCCCATGAAGAGAAACTGCATGTTCTTTGTAAAAGGAAAGAAGACCCAACTGAGAGAACAACACTGGGCTTGGAAGGAAGTCAGCTATGCCCACCTGAAACGCAGCGAGCGTGATGAGCCTGCCTGCCATGGATCTGGCCATAATGCTGAGTGACCAAGGCCAACCCCTCCAACCAACCCCTCTGAAACCATCTTCGTCAACAAGAAGATCTTTACCCCTTGAAACCCAGCGAGACCAATGTGTATATAAACAAGTCCAGAAAAGATGATGGTCAGACCGTGGCATTAAGCAACCGATGGCCTCCTGGATGAACACAGAACCAACACATCCGCCCATCCTTGAGTCAGAGGTCACAAGGGCCAGCACCACTTCCTCATCCCCAGCCAGAACCAGATGCAGCCAACTCTCGGGCTCAGAGACGCTCCTGATGACAGAGTATTAACTCCAAGTTCATCTCATTCAAATCAATATCCAAGATCAGTGTTAGCACAAGGCAGAGCTCCAAGACAAAGAGGATAAAGTCCAAGTGACAGGGGCGTGTGGCCAGATACTTCTTCTACAGTGAAGGGCAAGGATGATTGCAGAGGTAGCTCAGAGGATATTGATCACAACATCTTGATGGCCTCATGTTTCAATAGTATAATCAAAGGAATAAGCTCCCTCCAGTCGCTAGCTCTTGGAAACCATTACCCACAACCCTGATCCCAGGATCAGCATAATCCAAGGGACACTGAATCCCAGTGTGTGTGAGTATCTCTTGCAGCAGCTGCAGGGGTGGCTTCCTGGGAGAGATGGCTCCAGTGAAGGGCCAGCGGGGATTACCAGTGTTTGGTCCAGTGAGTCTGCCCACCAACACCCCGCCTCTCACCATCCGCCTGCCCTTGTACCCCTAGCACTGAGCTCACAGTGAAAGGGAATATTTGCTTGTAAAtagaaataaacactttttaaaaaccaactggaaataatctttctttgaataggatttaaaaaaacaaggaaattaacccactcctgggtatttctGAAACTGGCATTCTATGCTTGTCTAGGACGGCCCAGAACCAGCAGAGGCTCCAGTGAGCACCAAGGTGACTCCAGGCTGCTGGGGCTCTTACCTGTGCCATCTTGGCAAGGTCTAGAGAAGGCCTCTGCTCTTGCACTTCTTCAGGGCGCCGCCTTTTAACACCGACCTTCTTGTCGTTAAGGACACACGGCTGGGAGCGGCTGCGGGAAAGGCCGCTGGAGCGTCTCGCCAGCTCTGGCGTTGAGGCAGGTGTGCTGTTGGCTGAGGGAGGACAGTATTCCACAAAGGAAAACTGCTCATGTGAGCAAGAGAGGGACCGCTGCAGGTCCAGCCGGCCTCCTCCCACGGGGTGCAGGTCAGGGCTCCAGGTGTCACCTGCCTGTCCACACGGGGCTGAGCCTGGCACCCCTTGGCAGGGCTGCCCTCCAAATCGGTGGTGGAGTCCTGCCTGGTCGCAGGTTGAGGAGAGCACGTTGGCCCGGgaagggaggctgaagctggaacTCCTCTGCATGGTGCTGAAGCCGTTGGAATAGCGCTGGACGCTGCCCCCGCTGTAGCAGCGTCTCTTTTCCACGGGAGTCCAGACTTTGGAGCCCAAGGGCCTCCATGATGTCCGGCAACTGGACATCTCATCGGAGAAGGACAGTGAGCGGCACTGGCGCTTGCTAGGGGGTGCTGAGGGGTTCCCGTTGTGGTCGCTGATGCTGAGGTCTTTGATCAGACTGGTCACAGCGCAGGCGGTCACTGCCTCCCGGTGCCATAGTGAGCTGTCCTTTTCAGGCAGGCATTCCCATATGCTGGTGCTCGGCTGGTCAATCTGAAGAGGGCATTTCCTGTCCAGGTCTCGCCATCTGTCATTTTCTGGTTCATAAATGACAAGGAGAAAACAGGATTTGAGAAGACCTTCACTCCAGCCCTTTATTATCTCCACACCAACAGCCCGTTTCAAACACAGTATCTTAGAGCCAAAAGGCCCTTAGAAACCATCCAGTccaacctcattttacagatgagaaattgaggctgagagaggagaagtgAATCCCAAGGCTTTGAGTTGGAAGTTGGAAGCAGAGCAGGGCCTAGAATCCAGATATACCCCTGGGACTCCCGATATGGTTTTCTTTCCAGTGTACCACACTGCCTCCCAGGAGAATCCAAAGCAATATTTTTCATCCAAAATGTTTCCCATCTTATGGGTGGGAAACCGACTTGCCCTGAACCCTGCCCTGGCTGGTGAGAGAGTCGGGACAAGACATCTGTTAAGTGCCACTGGGTTCTCTGCAGCTCTCAGGACTGGGACTCGATGCCCTGGCAGAAGACCACAACCGAAGATGTCTCAACAGCTCAACAGCCAAAGATGGCTGGGGCACTGCCAGGTTAGTTCACCCCAATTCCACCTTGAAAGCCTTTGCTGATCATAGAAGCTGGAGCTTGTACTGATTTAGGTCACCTCCgtcaaaatgctcaacatcagcgTCACCAATGGCTGCCAATCACAGCACTTTCTCTGTGTTCACTCGATTTTTCACTTAAAGCAATTAAAATCTCGAAGAACAAGTCTTGGGCTTCACAGACTTAAGGGCACCACTTAAACTTATGTATTCAGGTCTTTACttgaatacacaaataaataaccaACCCTGCTATGAAATGTTACATTTGCACTCGAAcctttattttgtgaaatattcaagaactatttattgtttttctactaTGGAATCAGGCACCGTGCTGGGAATTTTAGGAGATGCAAAGATAAATTTGACATAGTTCTTGTATTCAAGTTTATAGTATAAAAGCAAAGTTACAAAATATGCCATGATATCAGGGAACAACCTGTTAGTACTATTTTCTCGagcctatatatatttataaatcatgCACATGTGAATGGCTTGAGTCAGTCAAGAGAAGAATAGAAGTGAAACCTGAAATGATATTTGGTAGGTATCTAAATGCACGCTGGGTCTCTCAGCAATGCAGATCACTTACTGAGCATTCAGCTGGGCTGTGTAATACACACAGCACCCTGAGTGCATGTACCATCATGGACCAGATCAGGAGACCAAGGCTTGGGGGACACTAAGCAACtagcccaaggccacacagctaacaCCAGACAGGATGTAAACCCAGCTTAGTCAGGCCCCAGAGCGCAGGCCCTTTTCACTACACTGCAGCGCTGAGGTGGACTGTGGGTGAGCCTGACTCTGGCCCTGGCCTTAAGGCGTTTATGGGTCAGGCAAGATGGGCTCAGGTGCAGAAAACTGAGATTTAACCCATGAGGGCTCGAGGCAGCAAGGACTACAAACCTATCTCCTCTACCAGTGGCCACTCCTCAAAGGGCACCAAGAGACACACCACAGCTGAGCGTCACAAGCAGCAGCTACTTGATTGACTCAACGGGAATGACCTGTGCAGACCAAAGGGAGGGCCAGGAGCCCAGAGAAAAAGCCGAGGCAGAGCTAATGGTGGTTCTCCTTCCTCTTAGGCATCCTGCCAAGGTCAGCAGAGCTAACGGTGGTACTCCTTCCTCTTGGGCATCCTGCCAAGGTCATGAGATACAAACTGAGGGGCTGGGACCCTGACAGGGGACACTGGTAGAACTGTCCAGAGGCTGTACTCATAGAGGGCCTCAGAAGCTGAAGATGCAGGAGAGAAACCTTCCAAAAGCCCAGGCAAGCCAgctgcaacaaagcaagactgttgCTAAACATCCACTTTCTTCATCATACATCGTTCATCTCATCTCTGAAATTTCCCAGGGCCTGAACACAGCAGGTCTCAATATCTGCTCCTCCAACTGGATTGGATCAATTACGTCCAAAAATCATCCAAAGTACCTCTTCCTGCAAGTTGCTTTAGGTTGTTCAAACATGCTTCACCACCAAAGAAACCATTCCCTTTGGGTATTCACCATTCTATTAAATCAGTTTCAACTTGACACTGGTCAGCAATTGAAAGTCCAATAAACTAATATacagtaaaaaaatttttttttgagacaggacctacctctgtggcccaggctggagtgcagtggcataatctcagctcactgcaacctccacctcccagattcaagctattctggtgcctcagcctcctaagtagctgggattacaggcatgtaccacacgcccagctaatttttgtattttttgtagacatggggtttcaccatgttggccaggctggtctcaaactcctggcctcaagtgatccacccaccttggcctcccaaagtgctgggattacaggcatgagccaccgtgaccagctataaagtaaaattaaaggaaatagaAACTCTTGTTGACACAGTCACAACTATCCCAGTtatctgatttaaaagaaaacagaaagttaTCCTAAGAAAAAAGTGAAGATTTATGTACGATGATGTTCATCAAAATGATGAGTGATAGCAAAatgataaacataattaaaacgTCTTACAGTAGGGGCcggttaaataaattatcaagGAATAACATGGAGCATGAAGAAGCAGAGTTTCAAAGAATATTAAATGATGTGGGGAAATGCTAACAATATAAAGCTGAGCATGAAGAAACAGGATATAAAACTGTATAGAGGGTGTGATTCCTACTTAGCAAAATATGTCTGTTGTATGTAAaggtaagaaagaaataaaccgAAATGTTAATAGTGGATTGGCAGGCAGCTGgttggttaatttattttttctcttttgttcttctaTAGTCTCCAAATGTCCTATGAGAAAAAATGTATTATCGAATATGTGGGGGATGTGACTGCCAAGCCCACGGGTGCTGTGCCCTTGCTTAACTCAGGAAGTGAGCCAGGGTCGGGGCGGGGGCCCACAGCCCGCCCTCTGCTGGGTTGGCTCCTCTGGGTTTTCAGGAAGTTGCCATACAAAACGCTGGCCACTAACTTCTCTTTTGAGACAAGGCACTGAGGCACCAGATGGGTCAGGAATGTGGCCGACTGAGGAAGAAACCAATGGGCTTGGCCCAGAGCAGCGAGGGTGGCCGGTGCTCACGGAGCCTGAGACATACTACAGACTGCGTCTCCGCCAGGCCTCGGGGAAACCCGTGACATGAAAAGGAGTTGATCCCACTCTCAGAGGATACcattttctgttccatttttgCACCACTGGCCTGGAATTTTCCCCATCTCTAGGGAAATCAGTTCCGAAAGGAGAATCGGGAGCCAGCTAAACAGGAACACACCATCCCTCCCACCTGCCTTCCTTTCCCATGGCCAGCCTGCGATCTTGGTGCTTCTTGAAGGGACCCCTCAGGGCCTCCCTACTCCAGGCCTACCTCCTCACTGCCTCTAGAGAACTTTCTGAAGCCCCCACCTATTGTGGCCCATTCGCTTCAGCTGTCAGCCACTGTTTCCGGGAAAGAAGACAAGCATTTCAGACTGGCACCCGGGCCCATCTCCTCATCATTCCCCACAACAAACCCTACACTCCAGGTTTCAAACCTCCTACGACAGTGGAGGTCAGAAAAGAATCATACAGAGTCAAAACCATCCTTGAAGAATTCCTGAACCAGCCCACAAAGTACAACTCCTCCCCCCAGCTTTGTGTAGACAACCCAAAAGGGTAATTCTTATGCACCAGTGATTCTTTATAAAACTAAAGTTTAATAACTAGACTGCAGGAGCAAGCACAGGTAAGATCTATATGCAGAAAGGCTGGAAGTCCAACTTGCTGGGCCTTGAGGTAACTACCAAAACCCAGGGGCATCAGAGCTGGGTGATGAATTCCTACAAGACCTACTCCTGTGTTACAGAGTAAGCCTCTACGGTCTATAAGATTTCTTTGTCGTAGGGAAGATTCGAAGAGTCAGTTTTTAACTGTGAAGAGAAGTTGCAGCTTCCCCCAAACATCAGCTCTTTCACTCCTTTGCAAAGAACATTCCACACCTTTGCAAAGGCCTGAACTGTTCTTTTCCTGCCTTTATCTTCCTTTCACCAAGAGCCTCCTCATTTAAAAAGCCAACTCAAAGCTCCTCTGAAGATACACCTTTCTCCTAGCTCTGTGATCGTACAGCACGTATGTACCTGAACTTTAATTACTGATCTGCTTACACATCTACTTCTCCTCCTAAGCCACAGACTCTCAAGCACAGCCCCAGTGTGgctccccagtgcctagcacacagcagGGCACACAGCAGACCTTAGTTGGTGGTGCACGAATGAGGGGGTGGATTGCAAACTGCAGATAAAAGCTACAAGAGGATGTGGTGTTCTCTGGGACTCACCTGTCTTTTGTCCTTGGCAAAGGTGATCTTCCTTGGCCAGGTAAGTCCAACCAGGACTGTGCCCTGAACCGTCTGCCCTACCTGGGCCATGTGGCCATGTGTGACTCAGCAAGGAGATGGGTTGGCAGAGTCACGTCTAAAATACTTTGGAAAAGCAAAGCACTGCTATTGTGTATCAACACCAGCCAGGTGGCCACTTGTTCAGTCTGCAGGCAGATAATATTGTAATTGTTTCTATCTTTATCGCTTTGAGAAGTACAAtatgagaaaagtaaaaacaatcaAGGCTATGTTTAGCCCTGTGTTTTCCCCATTCGCTCAGGGAACAGAAAGCGATTTGTTGGGTCAGATCACCAGACAAAAGAAACAGGAATAGAAGCTAATTTTTAATGGCAAACTGCCCCAAGCGCTAGGCCCTGACGTCACACCATACAAAGGGCCTCGGTAGGCCTCCGAGAAGAGGATACAGGGTGCCCCCGCCCCCTCCATTCAATATCACTTCTGCACAAACAACTATAACTCTTTCAAGTCACAATTGTCATGGATGTAGGAGTCTACTGAGCAATAGTCGCTTGGTGTAGTGGAAAGGGCAAGGACCTGGGTTCAAACCTCAGCTCTGTAAGTTACTCAGTTCCTCGTAgctattatgagaattaaataggCATCTCATAC
This region of Gorilla gorilla gorilla isolate KB3781 chromosome 8, NHGRI_mGorGor1-v2.1_pri, whole genome shotgun sequence genomic DNA includes:
- the FAM53B gene encoding protein FAM53B, translated to MVMVLSESLSTRGADSIACGTFSRELHTPKKMSQGPTLFSCGIMENDRWRDLDRKCPLQIDQPSTSIWECLPEKDSSLWHREAVTACAVTSLIKDLSISDHNGNPSAPPSKRQCRSLSFSDEMSSCRTSWRPLGSKVWTPVEKRRCYSGGSVQRYSNGFSTMQRSSSFSLPSRANVLSSTCDQAGLHHRFGGQPCQGVPGSAPCGQAGDTWSPDLHPVGGGRLDLQRSLSCSHEQFSFVEYCPPSANSTPASTPELARRSSGLSRSRSQPCVLNDKKVGVKRRRPEEVQEQRPSLDLAKMAQNCQTFSSLSCLSAGTEDCGPQSPFARHVSNTRAWTALLSASGPGGRTPTGTPVPEPLPPSFDDHLACQEDLSCEESDSCALDEDCGRRAEPAAAWRDRGDPGNSLCSLDGELDIEQIEKN